A portion of the Chondrinema litorale genome contains these proteins:
- a CDS encoding tetratricopeptide repeat protein, with translation MQKTVKIFGVLYFLLILLFNASAQEEIDQQIKEAETYYAEGKYQQAVQVYENLLKSTGKESFGVYFNLGNAYFKSNDIPAAILNYERARKIKPQDEDLLFNLEIANQQVVDQFDAVPELGIDQWYRSFLFGLSSNTWAFLSAVFFSLMLFFFGLFLYKSEVNIKRSSLLGGVLLLIFSALTFMFASQQKEYIVDNIEAVVFAPNVTATSAPNQKSTSLFVLHEGTKVQVIEEKENWVRIKISDGNIGWLEANKVEMI, from the coding sequence ATGCAAAAGACAGTAAAAATATTCGGTGTTTTATATTTCCTGTTAATTCTATTGTTTAATGCTTCTGCACAAGAAGAAATAGATCAGCAAATTAAAGAAGCAGAAACATACTATGCTGAAGGTAAATACCAACAGGCAGTTCAGGTTTATGAGAATCTATTAAAAAGTACAGGTAAGGAGTCTTTTGGTGTTTATTTTAATTTGGGCAATGCTTACTTTAAGTCTAATGATATTCCTGCGGCTATACTTAATTACGAGCGTGCAAGAAAGATAAAACCACAAGACGAAGATTTGTTGTTTAACCTTGAAATTGCTAACCAACAAGTTGTAGATCAGTTTGATGCAGTGCCAGAATTAGGAATAGACCAGTGGTATCGTTCTTTTTTATTTGGTCTTTCTTCGAATACTTGGGCATTTTTAAGTGCTGTGTTTTTCTCCTTAATGTTATTCTTCTTTGGCTTGTTTTTGTATAAATCTGAAGTGAATATTAAGCGCTCTTCACTACTTGGAGGTGTTTTATTGCTAATATTTTCTGCATTAACATTTATGTTTGCCAGTCAGCAAAAAGAGTATATAGTAGATAATATTGAGGCTGTAGTATTCGCTCCGAATGTAACTGCGACCAGTGCACCAAATCAAAAAAGTACATCACTTTTTGTTTTACATGAAGGTACCAAAGTTCAAGTGATAGAAGAAAAAGAGAATTGGGTGAGAATTAAGATTAGTGATGGTAATATTGGTTGGTTAGAAGCTAACAAAGTAGAAATGATTTAA
- a CDS encoding ABC1 kinase family protein produces MLLDQTVKKSNRIREVIQVLVRYGFEDIVTTTALKRFIPTQNKVNWIRAEKSIFELTRWERIRMVIEELGPTFVKLAQMISNRPELLPTPLVEEFQKLQDKVPPFEGKIAREIIAATTGKTISETFSYFDEVPIGSASIGQVHRARLLTGEDVVVKIQRPKIKTKILTDLALMKDLIKILENYFKKNGILNPLEIAETFEKSMHNELDYSIEANNIINFRKMYENEDSFYVPEVYKSLSNKKILVIEFIGGCKITDVEQLKLWGLEPEKIAEKGLDIYLKQIFEFGYFHADPHPGNVLIKPDGTVVLIDFGMTGKLTKQNKYAFAGVFIGLAQQDAKGMAINLRRLAIDGEIEEMRSFENDLNELIEDMIVFPNEEDGMTELTFRLQKIIYKYQLKVPGDVFLILRALAILEGIGLMLHPNFQTLEFIKPYGKKLVKEQYSTKNLSLDLYYTLTQISSLFYVVPSEIRTIIRKLRKGDMNVNIELSGFDHLSKIIDVSANKISTALIIAALVIGSSLSVNMPYNSNNVYILGMPLISFIGFNLALFLSIYLLLYMLRKRN; encoded by the coding sequence ATGCTGCTGGACCAGACTGTAAAAAAATCTAATCGCATAAGAGAAGTAATTCAGGTACTGGTTCGATACGGATTTGAAGACATTGTTACCACAACTGCCCTCAAACGATTTATTCCCACTCAAAATAAAGTAAATTGGATAAGAGCTGAAAAATCTATCTTCGAATTAACCAGATGGGAACGTATTAGAATGGTGATTGAAGAACTGGGGCCTACCTTTGTAAAGTTGGCTCAAATGATTAGTAACCGCCCAGAATTACTACCTACACCATTAGTTGAAGAATTCCAGAAGCTACAAGACAAAGTCCCTCCATTTGAAGGTAAAATAGCCAGAGAAATAATTGCTGCCACAACTGGCAAAACTATCTCCGAAACCTTTTCCTATTTTGACGAAGTCCCAATTGGTTCAGCCTCTATTGGACAAGTGCATCGAGCTCGATTGTTAACTGGAGAAGATGTGGTTGTCAAAATACAGCGTCCTAAAATCAAGACCAAGATTTTAACAGATTTAGCTTTAATGAAAGATCTGATTAAAATTCTTGAAAATTACTTTAAGAAAAATGGCATACTCAATCCTCTAGAAATTGCAGAGACTTTTGAAAAAAGCATGCATAATGAACTTGACTATTCTATAGAAGCTAACAACATCATCAACTTTAGAAAGATGTATGAAAATGAGGATAGTTTCTATGTGCCTGAAGTTTATAAATCTCTTTCCAACAAAAAGATATTAGTAATTGAGTTTATTGGAGGTTGTAAGATCACTGATGTTGAACAGCTTAAGCTATGGGGATTAGAGCCTGAAAAAATTGCTGAAAAAGGTCTCGATATTTACCTAAAGCAGATATTTGAGTTTGGATACTTTCATGCAGACCCTCATCCGGGAAATGTGTTGATAAAACCAGATGGCACCGTAGTACTTATCGATTTTGGTATGACGGGTAAATTGACCAAGCAAAACAAATATGCTTTTGCAGGAGTGTTTATTGGCCTTGCTCAGCAAGATGCTAAGGGAATGGCTATTAATTTAAGAAGGCTTGCTATTGATGGAGAAATTGAGGAAATGAGAAGTTTTGAAAATGATCTTAATGAATTAATAGAGGATATGATCGTTTTTCCAAATGAAGAAGATGGAATGACGGAGTTGACATTTAGACTTCAAAAAATCATATACAAATATCAATTAAAAGTACCGGGAGATGTATTCTTAATTCTTCGAGCACTTGCTATTTTAGAAGGTATCGGGCTTATGCTTCATCCAAATTTCCAGACACTAGAATTTATAAAACCATATGGTAAAAAACTGGTTAAAGAGCAATATTCTACCAAGAACTTAAGTCTTGACCTTTATTATACGCTTACCCAAATAAGCTCTTTGTTTTATGTAGTTCCGAGTGAAATAAGAACCATTATCAGAAAGCTGCGAAAAGGTGATATGAATGTAAATATCGAGTTGAGTGGCTTCGATCATCTATCAAAAATTATAGATGTATCAGCTAATAAAATTTCGACAGCTCTAATTATTGCAGCTTTAGTAATTGGCTCTTCACTTAGTGTAAATATGCCTTATAACAGCAATAATGTTTATATATTAGGAATGCCTCTAATCAGTTTTATTGGGTTTAACTTAGCTTTATTTTTAAGTATTTACCTCCTACTCTATATGCTTAGAAAGCGGAATTAA
- a CDS encoding phasin family protein, which yields MEELLKKFLYAGVGIVALTAEKLQKVVDELVKEEKLSIEEGKKIVDDFMKNTEGKKDEFETQLKKVTEKTVKSFRFASKDDVETLKAKVEMLEAELKEARATKPTKKTSTTA from the coding sequence ATGGAAGAGCTTTTAAAAAAATTTCTTTATGCTGGTGTAGGGATTGTTGCACTAACAGCAGAAAAATTACAAAAAGTAGTTGACGAACTAGTAAAAGAAGAGAAATTATCTATTGAAGAAGGTAAGAAAATAGTAGATGATTTCATGAAAAATACTGAAGGTAAAAAGGATGAGTTTGAAACTCAACTTAAAAAAGTTACCGAAAAAACTGTTAAATCATTCAGATTTGCTTCTAAAGATGATGTAGAAACACTTAAAGCTAAAGTAGAAATGCTTGAAGCCGAATTAAAAGAAGCCAGAGCAACAAAACCTACCAAAAAGACTTCGACTACAGCTTAG
- a CDS encoding polysaccharide biosynthesis/export family protein, which translates to MRRYCWLAWLILLSACISQDRLIYLNGDIDQTFENYPTPEYRIRPLDILHIDLNNFSGSTTDYLRGGVENSMSQQGLSQGNPAYFYFKGFVVNDSGSINLPLVGTLNVAGLTTYEIETLVNKKLKEDYLQYPSVNVKLANFRVSVLGEVQQPGVQYVYDKQYTLLQAISQARDLTEYGNREKVKLVRKNEVNTEIFIIDLTNPELISSDKFFLQPNDVIYIEPVKAKAFSVNSRVASLGLSIISIVLVIINLSK; encoded by the coding sequence TTGCGCAGATATTGTTGGTTAGCGTGGCTGATTCTTTTAAGTGCTTGTATCAGTCAAGATCGTTTGATTTATCTCAATGGGGATATCGATCAAACCTTCGAAAATTATCCCACACCAGAATACCGAATAAGGCCTTTAGATATATTACATATTGATCTAAATAATTTTAGTGGTAGTACTACTGATTATCTTAGGGGTGGAGTTGAAAACTCAATGTCTCAACAAGGCCTTAGTCAAGGTAATCCAGCATATTTTTACTTTAAAGGTTTTGTCGTTAATGACTCGGGATCAATAAACTTACCATTAGTTGGAACTTTAAATGTTGCTGGATTAACGACTTATGAAATCGAAACTCTTGTAAATAAGAAGTTAAAAGAAGATTATCTCCAATATCCATCAGTTAATGTTAAACTAGCGAATTTTAGAGTCTCTGTATTGGGAGAAGTTCAACAACCAGGTGTGCAATATGTATATGATAAGCAATATACATTGTTACAAGCTATTAGTCAAGCTAGAGATTTGACTGAATATGGTAATAGAGAAAAAGTTAAATTAGTAAGAAAAAATGAAGTAAATACTGAAATTTTTATCATTGATTTAACTAATCCGGAATTAATTTCTTCAGATAAGTTTTTTTTGCAGCCAAACGATGTTATTTATATAGAGCCAGTAAAAGCAAAAGCTTTTTCAGTAAACTCGAGAGTTGCTTCTTTAGGTTTGTCAATAATATCTATTGTATTAGTAATTATTAATCTTTCAAAATAA
- a CDS encoding GumC family protein, with amino-acid sequence MVEKNGREEILLLEEEQPFDIKAFIGKIIYHWYYFVIFGIIFLTVAFLYLRYALPIYEAKSTILIKDEKGGSLGADAFLEGLELFSNQRNIDNEIGILKSYSLLNKAIKELNFEVSYFVKGNFKSSEIYGEIPFILDIDTIPEDFRNKAFYLSVSSSSQFELLNESEEGVSEINCEFGRLCNIGNFKFKLSKSPYFNLEGSKGKQYFFIVNDLKKLTLDYRDKLNIQPVSKDASILELSIQGPVIEKEIDFLDKLNEVYIRRELDEKNEIASNTIEFIDEQLIQITDSLSNAEGKLENFRQSENLVDLSLSAENALTQLQELQSQQAILLVKNKYYNYLENYLQNNEDPNAIVAPTSIGIEDPLLGEMVTRLNELGAQKIALSQQVKPQSLEIVSLNNQIKQIKKTLLENVRNILNTSKISLDDIDSRIGKVQRVINKLPANERQLVQIERKFNLSSNLYQYLLEKRAEAGIAKASNTADNKVLDHAMLLNSAPVSPKKMRIYAIALILSIVLPLGIIFVKDYLNDDLIDLDQIKKKTEAPILGAVTHSISGQSSILDSPKSSLAESFRSLRTNLQFLAPGEKNKVIGVTSTVSGEGKTFCSTNLGIAIAMLGKKTIIVGADLRKPRLAKQFDFTDDFGLSNYLIGNGEVNQVIHKTKTENLDIIPSGPIPPNPAELLASQRCRDLVKSLKEKYEYIIFDTPPTGLVADYFAMSDFIDINLYVIRQAYSKLKFVDDLEEARKTKRFGNLAIIINDVKKQPGYGYGYGYGYGYGYGYENGYYEEEDSNSKRGNWLKKIFKS; translated from the coding sequence ATGGTGGAAAAGAACGGTAGAGAAGAAATATTACTTTTAGAAGAAGAACAGCCATTTGATATAAAAGCTTTTATTGGAAAAATAATATATCATTGGTATTATTTTGTCATTTTTGGAATAATATTTCTTACTGTAGCTTTTTTATATTTGAGGTATGCACTCCCCATATATGAAGCAAAATCAACCATCTTAATAAAGGATGAAAAAGGTGGAAGCCTTGGTGCAGATGCATTTTTAGAAGGATTAGAACTATTTAGTAATCAAAGAAACATAGATAATGAAATAGGTATTTTAAAATCTTATAGCCTACTCAATAAAGCTATTAAAGAGCTCAATTTTGAAGTTTCTTATTTTGTGAAAGGGAACTTTAAATCATCTGAAATATATGGAGAAATTCCGTTTATTCTTGATATAGATACAATTCCAGAAGATTTTAGAAATAAAGCATTTTACTTATCAGTTTCATCGTCATCACAATTTGAATTATTAAATGAATCAGAAGAGGGAGTTTCAGAAATTAATTGTGAGTTTGGAAGGTTATGTAATATAGGTAATTTTAAATTTAAACTTTCAAAATCGCCATATTTTAATTTAGAAGGATCTAAGGGAAAACAATACTTCTTTATAGTTAATGATCTTAAGAAACTCACTTTAGATTATCGAGATAAATTAAATATACAACCTGTTAGCAAAGATGCTTCTATTCTTGAGTTATCCATTCAAGGCCCAGTAATTGAAAAAGAAATTGATTTTTTAGATAAATTAAATGAAGTCTATATAAGAAGAGAATTAGATGAAAAAAATGAAATTGCTAGTAATACGATAGAGTTTATTGATGAACAATTAATACAAATAACAGATTCTCTGTCTAATGCTGAAGGTAAGTTGGAAAATTTTAGACAATCTGAAAATTTAGTTGATCTTAGTCTATCTGCAGAAAATGCACTAACTCAATTACAGGAACTCCAATCACAGCAAGCGATTTTATTAGTAAAAAATAAATACTATAATTATTTAGAGAATTATCTTCAAAATAACGAAGATCCAAATGCAATTGTAGCACCTACCTCTATAGGTATTGAAGATCCATTACTAGGTGAAATGGTTACAAGATTAAATGAATTAGGAGCACAAAAAATAGCATTATCACAACAAGTTAAACCGCAAAGTTTAGAGATTGTCTCATTAAACAATCAAATAAAACAAATAAAGAAAACTCTACTTGAAAATGTTAGAAATATTCTAAATACATCCAAAATATCTTTGGATGATATTGATAGTAGAATAGGAAAAGTACAAAGAGTTATCAATAAACTACCTGCAAATGAGAGACAACTTGTTCAAATAGAAAGAAAGTTCAATCTTAGTAGTAATTTGTATCAATATCTTTTAGAAAAACGAGCAGAAGCTGGGATTGCTAAAGCCTCAAATACTGCAGACAATAAGGTTTTAGATCATGCAATGCTGTTAAACTCAGCTCCTGTATCGCCCAAGAAAATGAGAATTTATGCTATTGCATTAATACTTTCTATAGTTCTTCCGCTTGGAATAATATTCGTTAAAGACTATTTAAATGACGATTTAATTGATCTTGATCAAATAAAGAAAAAAACAGAAGCCCCTATTCTAGGCGCTGTTACTCATAGTATTTCTGGGCAGTCATCAATTTTAGATTCACCTAAATCATCATTAGCTGAATCGTTTAGGTCTTTAAGAACTAATTTGCAATTTCTCGCTCCTGGAGAAAAAAATAAGGTAATTGGTGTGACTTCAACTGTAAGTGGTGAGGGTAAAACCTTTTGCTCAACTAACCTAGGGATTGCAATTGCCATGTTGGGTAAAAAAACAATAATTGTAGGGGCTGATTTAAGAAAACCTCGTTTAGCAAAGCAGTTTGATTTTACAGATGATTTTGGTCTTAGTAATTATTTAATTGGTAATGGAGAAGTAAATCAGGTAATTCATAAAACTAAGACTGAAAACTTAGATATCATTCCAAGTGGTCCCATTCCTCCAAATCCAGCAGAACTTCTAGCTTCACAGCGATGTAGAGATTTAGTGAAAAGCCTTAAAGAAAAATATGAATATATTATTTTTGACACTCCTCCAACAGGTTTAGTGGCAGACTACTTTGCAATGTCCGATTTCATTGATATTAATCTCTATGTTATTAGACAGGCTTATTCTAAATTAAAATTTGTAGATGATTTAGAAGAGGCTAGAAAAACAAAAAGATTTGGTAACCTTGCTATTATAATTAATGATGTGAAAAAACAACCAGGTTATGGCTACGGTTATGGCTACGGTTATGGCTACGGCTACGGCTATGAGAACGGTTATTATGAAGAAGAAGATAGTAATAGCAAAAGAGGTAATTGGTTAAAAAAAATCTTTAAAAGTTAA
- a CDS encoding CPBP family intramembrane glutamic endopeptidase: protein MKKILHYLTSHIKEDFNLKTYSYFVIFLAICTSLNYHYDFESKVLDKFFGTPLGIPTHMAFYYFAYFGIAIPQAFFNNQSDRLKEKEFWVKTLVFVGLIGLVDGFHYYRALISFDGISSIEQRYLYKVAGEFKRVAIFTIPLLLTYKYFDAKEKNIYGFNISNTENKFDHKPYIVMLLIMIPLIASASFGSSFIKAYPRFKPWLYLGIFELPQYTTAAIFEVVYGLDFIFVEWIYRGALIIGLAKIMGKDAILPMVSTYAFLHFGKPLGETIGSMFGGYILGVIALQTKNITGGIYIHMGVAYLMEVFAYLQHYLLPK, encoded by the coding sequence TTGAAAAAAATTCTACACTATCTAACCTCTCACATAAAAGAGGATTTCAATTTAAAAACCTATAGCTATTTTGTTATTTTTCTAGCCATCTGTACTTCTTTAAACTATCATTATGATTTTGAATCGAAAGTATTAGATAAATTTTTTGGAACACCATTAGGTATTCCGACTCACATGGCATTCTATTACTTTGCCTATTTTGGAATAGCCATACCACAAGCATTTTTCAATAACCAATCAGATAGATTAAAAGAAAAAGAGTTTTGGGTAAAAACATTAGTTTTTGTAGGCCTAATAGGATTAGTCGATGGCTTTCATTACTACAGAGCATTAATCTCTTTTGATGGTATAAGCTCAATTGAACAGAGGTATTTATACAAAGTAGCAGGAGAATTTAAGAGAGTTGCTATTTTTACTATCCCTCTTTTGCTGACATATAAATATTTTGATGCAAAAGAGAAGAACATTTATGGCTTCAATATTTCAAATACTGAGAATAAGTTTGACCATAAGCCATATATCGTAATGCTACTTATCATGATCCCTTTGATCGCATCTGCTTCATTTGGTTCTTCATTCATAAAAGCTTATCCGAGATTTAAACCGTGGTTATACTTAGGCATTTTTGAATTACCTCAATATACCACAGCTGCAATTTTCGAAGTTGTCTATGGCTTAGATTTCATTTTTGTAGAATGGATTTACCGTGGCGCATTGATCATAGGTTTAGCAAAAATAATGGGTAAAGATGCTATTCTACCTATGGTATCAACCTATGCATTTCTCCATTTCGGCAAACCCCTTGGCGAAACAATCGGCTCCATGTTCGGAGGTTATATCTTGGGTGTTATAGCCTTACAAACAAAAAATATAACTGGTGGTATTTACATCCATATGGGAGTTGCATACCTAATGGAAGTTTTTGCTTATTTACAGCATTATTTACTACCTAAATAA